ACCAGCACCCCTTCCTGCTGGCGGCAGCCACTGACGGCGTGCTGTCCTCAACCAAGCTCATTTCCGAGCCATGGGATGTTGGCTACGGCGGCTGGCAGACAGGGAATTTCCCGACGGGTTGGGCCGATTGGAATGACTCCTTCCGCGATACTGTGCGTGAGGTGTGGCTCACCGACAGGGCAGCCATGCTTGATGGTTACCACCACAATGGACTGGCCACTTTCGGTGACGCCCTGGGCGGGTCCAAAGAGTTATTTGCCTCCTCGGGGCGTAGTTCTTTGGCCTCGATCAACATGGTCACGGCGCACGACGGTTTTACGTTGGCTGACCTGACCGCGTACAACGAAAAGCACAACCTGGATAATCAGGAAGACAACCGTGACGGCACGGACAATAACCGCAGTTGGAACCACGGGGTTGAGGGCATCACCAATAACCCGACAACGCTGGCCCAGCGCGCCCGAACCAGCCGCAACCTGATGGCCACCATGCTGCTGGCCATTGGTATTCCCATGATTACCGCCGGGGATGAGCTGGGGCGCAGCCAGGGCGGAAACAATAATGTCTACTGCCAAGACAACGAGATCGCATGGGTTGACTGGAGCATGGACGAGGAGTCCAAAACCATGCTGGCGGCCACCACCCGCCTGATTCAGATTCGCAAGGATTTCCTTGCCGCCCAGCCAAGCAGCTACCCCACACGTGGCGGGCAGTCCTTCATTCACTGGTTTGGTGCTGACGGCCTGCCCATGACCGGGGACCGCTGGACGAATCCGCATGAACGCGTGCTCACCATGCTTGTTGGTTCACCCGATGGCACAATTGACGGGCTGATCATCTTCAACACCGGTGTCACCGACGAGGAGGTTATCCTACCCGCCAACCCGCGCTTTGATACGGCCCCTGATGGCGATTCGGAGGCGCCTGTGGAGGAAGAAACGGATCTTTCCGTCAGCAGCCCCTACATGCTGCGAATGACAACAGAGGCTCCCTCTCATACGGACGACGGCGAGCCCACCTTCCGTCTACCCCGTTCCCTCCCGCTGTTCAAAGCAGGAGAGCCGGTACGCGTCAACGCTAATACGGTTCAGCTCTACAGCAACAAACTCCCCGAGTCTTAGTGCGGCACTGAGCAGTTGGGCTGCGCCCCGACGCTGCGCCGGCTGTTGAGGTTGGAGATGATGACACCCATCGTTCCTCCGGGGTGTCATCATCTCCAACCTCAACAGCGCGTAGGGTGCAACGGCGCGTGGGGTGCGCAGGAGGAGTGGGTACGGTTCGGGGCTTAGGCTGTCGCGATGAGCCCCAACTCGGCTGAATTGGCCAGTGCTTGATGCCGAGGCAGGATCTTGACGCCGTAGCCAAAGTTCCCTGACCGGTCAATGAGCAGATCGGCGCAGAACAAGTAACGCCCGGGGCCGTTCTCCTGGGCTGCTTCAAGTATCAGTGTGCGCGTGTCCGTGAGTTCATCGGACTCCCCGGCAGTTCCATACACCACGCTGACCTGCACGTCTTCGGGGCTCAGCCCGGCCAAGTTCACACCAGCACGGACCTGCATGGTCTCACCGATTTGAGGTTCATCCACGAGCCCGTGCGATTCCACATGCTCAACGTGCACCCCGGGCCACGCCTGGCGTATCCGCTGGATCCAGGCCGCGAACTCTGTGGTTGCGCCGTAGCCGTCAGCCTTAGCCAAACGCCCTGCTTCCGCCGCCGGTTGGTAGAGACGCTGCACGTATTCGGCCACCATGCGGTTGGCTGAAACTTGCGGGCCCAACGCTGACAGGGTGTGCTTGATCATGGAAATCCAGTGCGAGGGCAGAGCTCCCTGACCCGGCTGAGAGGGACCTGCAGCTCCGGCAGCGGCGGCCACTACTTCGCCGTAGAACCGGGGTGCAACCTGGTTTTCAAGTAGCTCATACAGTGCTGCGGCTTCAACATCGTCGCGTTCCTCATCACTGGTGCCAGTATTTGCTGTGGGGATCGCCCAGCCGTTCTCGCCGTCGTACATTTCATCCCACCAGCCATCCATGACAGAGAGATTCAGGGAACCGTTGATGGCGGCCTTCATGCCCGAGGTGCCGCACGCTTCCAGCGGCCGCAGCGGGTTATTCAGCCAGACATCGCAACCCGGGAAAAGGGTCCGGGCCATGGCAATGTCGTAATTGGGCAAAAAGACTATCCGGTGACGCACCTCGGGATCGTCTGTGAACTGGACAAGGTCCTGAATCATTTTTTTACCGGCGTCGTCGGCCGGGTGCGATTTGCCGGCAATGATGATCTGGATCGGATGCTCGGAATGCAACAGCAAGGCCTTAAGCCGGGCAGGATCGCGAAGCATCAGGGTCAACCGCTTGTAGGTGGGCACGCGGCGGGCGAATCCAATGGTCAGGACATCGGGATCCAGCGCATTTTCCGTCCACGCCAGTTGGGCATCCGCGGCGCCGCGCTTCTTCCACGAGGAACGCAGACGACGCCGGGCATCCACTACCAGTGCGCAGCGCAAACGTCGACGCAGCGCCCACACATCTTCATCGCTAACGTCATACACCTTGGACCAATCCGGCCCATCCAAAACATCAGCTCCAAAGCGTTCCCGGGCCAGTGCGGCCAGCTCCGGATCCACCCAGGTGGGCACGTGGACACCGTTGGTGACAGAGGTGATCGGAACATCCGCCTGATCAAAGCCTGGCCAAAGCCCTGCGAACATACCGCGGGAAACCACCCCGTGCAGCTTCGCTACGCCATTGGCGCGCTGAGCCAGGCGGAGCCCCATGACCGCCATGTTAAAGACGTCGTGGTCGCCACCTTCATAATTTTCAGCGCCCAGGGACAGGATCTGCTGCACAGGAACACCGGGTGCCAGTGCTCCGGCAAAGAAGTGCTCAATCATGCCGCGGGGGAACCTGTCGATGCCTGCCGGGACGGGAGTGTGCGTGGTGAAAACCGTTGACGCGCGGCCAGCTGCCAGTGCTTCATCCCAGCTCAGCGCCCGCTCCGTCACAGCAGGGTCCATCAATTCGCGGATACGTTCGATCCCCAGGAAGCCGGCGTGGCCTTCATTGGTGTGGAACACTTCCGGGGCGGGCGTGCCGGTCAACCGTGCATGGACGCGCAGGGCTTTGACCCCGCCCATGCCCAGGAGCAGTTCCTGCGTGAGGCGGTGATCGCCCCCACCGCCGTACAGCCTGTCAGTGACACCGCGGGCAGCGTCGTCATTCTCGGCAACATTTGAATCCAGCAGCAGCAGCGGCACGCGGCCCACATCGGCTCGCCAAATATGGGCACGCAGCACCCTGTCGTCGGGCAGTGGGAGCTGGATTTGAATGGGTGTGCCATCATCTTCACGCAATAAAGTCAGCGGCAAGGCATCCGGGTCAAGCAGCGGGTAACTCTCCTGCTGCCACGCGTCTTTGGACAAGGACTGCTTGAAATAGCCTGCCTGATATAAGAGTCCGACGCCGATCAGCGGCACCCCCAGATCGGAGGCGGACTTCAGGTGGTCACCGGCCAAAATGCCCAGTCCCCCAGAGTACTGGGGGAGGACCTCGGTGATACCAAACTCGGGGGAGAAATAGGCAATGCAAGCAGGCGCCTCTGCACCCAACCCCTGGTACCAGCGGGGTTCGCTGAGGTAGGTTTCCAGGCTGGTTTCGGCAGCGGCCACGCGGGCCACAATCTCGGGGTTTGTGGCCAAATCCAGCAACTGCTCACGAGACATTGCCGCGAGCATGGCCAGCGGATCGTGGCGGGAAGTTTCCCACAACTCCGGGTTGAGGAATTCAAACAGGGCCCGGGTTGGCAGGTGCCAGGACCAGCGCAGGTTGGTGGCCAGGCGGGTCAGCGCGGAAATTTCCGTAGGGATGACGGTGCGGACGGTAAATCTGCGGATTGCCTTCATGCCGGTCACATTAGCTCAGTTTTTACCCATCACGTCAGTGGAGTGTGACTAATTGTCCATTCATTACGCGGTGCCGGTGGACAAAGAGCGTTTATTGCTGGTGTGTGACGGCCAATCCGGGGGATATGGCAGAAAACCTTAGCAATCTGGGCGCGGACTCGCTAACGTCTAGTTTGTGAGTACTTCCAAGCCTTCGCGTAATGTGCCAACCACAGCAACCGCCCCGGCGGATACTGCCTCATCGGATGAGACCGCTGGTTCCCGGGCGGACGGTGCCGCTAGGGCAGGCGCTGCCGCCAGGGCGGGCGCTGCCGCCAGGGCGGGCGCTGCAACTGCGGCGCCGGATATCAGATCCGGTTTGCGTTTTGGGCGGATACCCATCACCAACATCCAGCCCGTACTTGAAGGTGGCAGATTCCCTGCCAAGGGCGTGCGCGGCGCCGATGTTCGCGTGAGCGCGGTGGTGTTCCGTGAGGGCCACGATGCTCTGGGCGTCACCGCGATTCTCATTGCCCCAGACGGCAGTGAAGTCCAGCGCACACGGCTGAAACCGGGTGCCAAGGGTACCGACTCGTGGGAAGGTGTCCTCACCCCCGCCCACGAAGGTGACTGGAGTTTCGCCATCGAAGGATGGAGCGATCTGTACGGGACTTGGGCTCACAACGCCACTGTGAAGATCAACGCCGGGGTTGATGTTGAGGTGATGTTGGCTGAAGGTGTGCTCCTGCTCAGCGACGCTGCTAAAGCTGCCAAAGCAACCGCACCCGAGGCGGCAACAGTATTCAAAAAGGCCGCCCACACAGTGGCGGATTCGTCCCTGAACATCAATGACCGCTTGGCCGCCGGCACCAGCGCTGCGGTGCGTGCCGCCGTCGTACATTTCCCACTGCGTGACCTCGTGACACGCAGCGAATCCTTTCCGCTGAAGGTTGAGCGCGATGCGGCCGGGCGTGGCGCATGGTACGAGTTCTTTCCGCGGTCGGAAGGGGCGATCCGTCATCCCGAGACCGGTGAATTCACCAGTGGCAACTTCCGCACAGCTGCCCGCCGGTTGCCGGCGGTTGCGGCGATGGGCTTCGATGTCATTTACCTGCCGCCCATTCATCCCATAGGCAAGGTCAACCGCAAGGGCCCGAATAACTCTTTGACTGCGGGGCCTGCGGATCCGGGATCTCCGTGGGCCATTGGTTCGGCTGAGGGTGGCCATGATGCTATTCACCCGGAGCTGGGTTCCTTTGCCGATTTTGATGCTTTTGTGGCGGCGGCACATGATCAGAATTTGGAGGTTGCCCTTGACCTGGCGCTGCAGTGCGCCCCTGATCATCCATGGGCCACGGCGCATCCGGAATGGTTCACCACACGCGTTGATGGCACTATTGCGTACGCGGAAAATCCGCCCAAAAAGTACCAGGATATTTACCCGCTGAACTTCGATAATGACCCCGTGGGTTTGTCGGAGGAAATCTTGCGGATTGTGCGGCTGTGGATTGAGCACGGCGTACGAATTTTTCGTGTCGATAACCCGCACACCAAGCCTGTCTGGTTTTGGGAGTGGCTCATTGGCACCATCAACACCGAACGCCCGGACATTGTGTTCCTGGCCGAGGCATTTACGCGCCCTGCCATGATGGCGGCGCTGGGCAGGGCAGGATTCCAGCAGTCCTACAGCTATTTCACCTGGCGGAACACCAAGGAGGAACTGGAAGAGTACCTAGTCCACGTGAGCGGCGAATCCGCTGGCTACTTCCGCCCCAACTTCTTCGTTAACACCCCTGACATTCTCACCGAATATTTGCAGTACGGTGGCCCGGCAGCGTTTAAGATTCGTGCTATTTTGGCCGCCATGGGTAGCCCACTGTGGGGAATGTACGCAGGCTTTGAACTTTTTGAACACGTGGCGCGGCCCGGGTCCGAAGAGAACATTGACAATGAAAAATATGAGTACAAAAATCGGGACTTTGCTGGCGCAGAGGCACAGAATAAGTCACTTGCTCCCTTTGTTACGCTGCTCAATGGGATACGGCGTGCCCACCCTGCATTGTTAGATCTGCAGAACTTGACGCTGCATGAGAGCTCCGACCCCGCCACCCTGGTTTTCAGCAAGCACAAAAATATTGCTGCCACAGCGGATGAACCGGCCCGCAAGGACACCATTATTGTTGTCATCAACGTTGACCCGCACAGCATGCGTGAAGGGGAAGTAACTCTTGACCTTGACGCGCTGGAGCTTGACGGGTTGTCTGGCGATGGGACGTTCCGCGTGGATGAACTCATCACCGGTGCCAGCTGGAACTGGAGTAAAAAGAACTACTTCCGTTTGGACGCTCACTTTGAACCGGCCCACATTTTGCACGTTAGGGGTTAAAGCATGTCCTTTTCGCACAGCCACAGCTCATCCGCGTTCAACCTGATTGCACCGGGACTGGCCCACGACCCGCACTGGTACCGCAAGGCTGTCTTTTATGAAGTGCTTGTGCAGAGCTTTGCCGATGCCAACGGTGACGGTGCCGGCGATTTTTCGGGGCTGATTTCACGCCTTGACTACCTCCAATGGTTGGGTGTGGACTGCCTCTGGCTCCCACCGTTCTTTGATTCGCCATTACTGGACGGCGGCTACGACGTCAGGGATTTCCGGGCGGTAATGGATGCTTACGGCACCATTTCAGATTTCCAATCCCTGGTGACCCAGGCGCACGAACGCGGAATGCGGATCATCATTGACTTGCCGCTGAACCACACCTCGGACCAGCACCGGTGGTTTAAAGAGTCAAGGGAAGATCCGGAGGGCCCGTACGGCGACTTCTACATGTGGAGTGACACCACTGAGCTGTATGAGGACGCCAGGATCATCTTTGTTGATACTGAAGAATCCAACTGGAGCTTTGACCCCATTCGACGGCAATTCTTCTGGCACAGGTTCTTCAGCCACCAGCCAGATTTGAACTATGAAAATCCTGCTGTCAAGGAAGCCGTTTTTGATATTGTGCGGTTCTGGCTGCAACAAGGAATTGACGGTTTCCGGGCAGATGCCATCCCATACCTGTACGCAGAAGACGGCACTAACTGCGAAAACCTGCCCAAAACGCACGAATTTTTACAGGATCTTCGGGCCATGGTTGATAACGAGTTCCCTGGCCGGATTATTGTTGCTGAGGCCAACCAGATGCCACATGAAGTGGTGGATTATTTTGGCACCGAGGAGAAACCCGAATGCCACATGGCGTTCCACTTCCCGATCATGCCCCGGCTCTACTACGCCCTTCGTGATCAAAAGGCCGCCCCGATCATTGAGACCATGGCCAACACCCCGGACATTCCAGCTAACGCCCAGTGGGGAACGTTCCTGCGCAACCATGACGAGCTCACATTGGAGATGGTGACTCCCAGCGAGCGTGAAGCAATGATGGGCTGGTACGCTCCTGACTCCCGGATGCGGGCCAATATTGGTATTCGACGCCGGTTGGCAACTCTGCTGGATAACTCACGGGCCGAAATTGAGCTGATTAACGCCCTGTTGATGGCCCTGCCTGGCAGCCCATTTCTGTACTATGGCGATGAAATTGGCATGGGAGATAACATCTGGCTCGATGACAGGGATGCCTCCCGAACACCCATGCAGTGGAACCCGGACAGGAACGCAGGTTTCTCCAACACTGACCCGGGCAAATTGTTCCTTCCCGTGGTGCAGTCCTTGGTTTACCACTACAACCACGTCAATGTTGAGGCGCAGATGGGGCATTCAAGTTCCCTGCTGCATTGGAATAAGCAAATTCTTGGTGTGCGCAAGACCCACCCGGCGTTTGGGTTGGGCCGCTACGAGAATGTGTCCACCTCGCATGAATCTGTGCTCGCCTTCTTGCGAGTGCTGCCCGTAGGCAATGCGGAAGGAGAGCGTCCGGAAACTATTTTGTGCGTCTTTAACCTCTCCCAAAACCCGGCAGCCGCCATTTTGCATATACCAACCCTTTCCGGCAGAGGCCTTCGGGACGTTTTTGGTCATGATATTTTCCCCGGCATTGATGAGGAAGGGAACCTCAGCCTGACGCTTGGCTCATACGATTTTTACTGGCTGCGGCTGCGCTCTCAATCCTCCAACGTGCTTTCCACACAAACGCAGGCCATGCCGGTAATTGATGGAACGGAGTACGGGTACTAATGTCCGCGCTCGTTGACCTCTTAGCTCAATGGCTGCCACAGCAACGCTGGTACCCACGCAAGGGTGAGGCGGGCATTGGTGCGCAAATAAGTATTGCGGATGTTTTTGAGCTGGACGCGAATGACCCGGAGGTTTGCCTCCTGGTGTTACTTGTCAGCGTGGATTTTCCGGATGTAAGCACCGGGCTGACACTTCACGTACCGCTGAGTATCCGTGGAAATAGTACTGGTGTACTAAATGATGTTGGCGTTGAACTTGGGGCCTTGTTAGGTGCAGTCCAAGCCGGCGAGACTGAAGCCGGAGCCTCTTGGCCGGGTGGGCGCGTGTATGAAGGTTTGGGGGATCCAGCATTTTTGCAGGCGTGGCTGGCGGAGGTTCTTGCTCCCAATAGTGTGCCGCGCATAGCTGGCGTTGCTCTTCATATATGGCGCAATCCCGCTCTGGGAGCTCTGGGCGCAGAAAGTGTTGTGCCGGCAACAAACATTCGCTTGGTGCGGAGTGAACAATCCAATACCTCTGTCATATTCCAACTGGGCAACATGCCCCTTATTGCTAAGTTCTTTCGAGTTATCCAACCGGGCGTCCATCCGGAAGTTGAAATTGGCGCGGCTCTTGCCCTCGCGGCACAAGAGGCTGGCGAGGTAAACGTTCCACTGTTGCAAGCGTCCGTGGGGTACGGAGAGTCCAACACCACCCTTTTTGTGATTCACGACTTCATTGCTGGCGCCAAAGACGGATGGGCACTGGCACTGGAAGCGGCTGGAAAGCAATGCGACTTTTCCCAGCACGCCCACGCCATAGGAGCATCCCTGGCCCGCGTTCATGCCGGGTTGCGCAACAGCCTGGGTGCGCGCAGCTATGAACCAAGCGAGAAGGCATCATTTATAGAGGCGATCTCCACTCGGCTTCAGGCGGCTTGGGCGCTGGTGGGCACCGCCGTCGGGCCCTATGAGGCTGACTTCCAAAACGTCTTAACACAGCTGCGCAAAATAAAGACTTTGCCGCCGGTGCAGCGTATTCATGGTGACCTGCACCTAGGGCAGCTCCTGCACAAGGAATCTGCCGGGGAGAGCGGCTGGTACATTCTGGATTTTGAAGGCGAACCGTTGCGTCCGTTGGCCGATCGGGGCCTGCCCGATGTCACATTGCGTGACCTGGCCGGAATGTTGCGCTCATTTGACTATGCCGGGGCGCAAGCCGCAGCCACCGAAGAGGTGACGGCGGCACAGGGCGCACGCTGGTCAAAACAGTGTGCCGACGCCTTCATAAACGGTTATGCGGAGGCCTCCGGTGAGGTCATCGCACGCAACAGTGCACTTTTCGTGGCATTGTGGCTGGACAAGGCCCTGTATGAAATCGTTTATGAAGTGCAAAATCGACCCAGCTGGGCGTGGGTGCCGATTAAAGCTGTGCGGGAATTGCTTGAATCAAGGGAAAGTGGTGTGGACATGGGACTGAATAAAGTAGCCCCGCTTGCTGTCGATGCGGGAGTCTTGGCGCGAATCTCCGAGGGAAGCTATTACGCACCTCACTCGGTCTTGGGGGCACACCTTGACGGCGACGGTTTTGTGACCGTGCGTGCGCTGCGGCATTTGGCGCAGTCCGTTACGTTAGTGACGGGCAGCGCAGAGTTCCCTATGGCTCATGAGCACGGCGGTGTTTGGGTTGTTGTGATTCGCGCAGAGAACCCGGGGCATGTCCCTGACTATCGCCTGGATGTTGGCTATGCACAGGGTGTCACCCGCATGGATGATGCCTACCGCTACATGCCCACAGTGGGTGAATTGGATATGCACCTCATGGCTGAGGGCAGGCATGAGACTCTCTGGACTGTGTTGGGTGCACATGTCCAGCGCTACCACTCCGCACTGGGCGAGGTCTCAGGAGTCAGCTTCGCTGTGTGGGTGCCAGCCGTGCAAGCCGTTCGGGTCATCGGCGAGTTCAATGGGTGGGACGGCCGTGGACACGCCATGCGAAGCCTGGGCAATAGTGGGATCTGGGAACTGTTCATTCCGGATGTCGCCGCAGGAGACCGCTACAAATTTGAAATCCTCACCGAGCAGGGTCAATGGCTGCAAAAAGCGGACCCCATGGCCTATGGAACCGAGGTGCCCCCGCTAACGGCATCTCGCGTGGTTGAATCAAGCTATTCTTTCCAAGACGGGGACTGGATGGCGCAAAGAAGCCAGGTAGACCCGCACAATTCGCCCATGAGTGTTTATGAGGTGCACTTGGGTTCATGGCGTGTGGGCTTGAGCTACGTAGAACTGGCCCGCGAGCTCGTGGAGTACGTCAAATGGCTTGGTTTCACCCATATTGAGCTCATGCCCGTGGCCGAACATCCCTTTGGCGGTTCATGGGGATACCAGGTCACCTCCTACTACGCCCCAACCTCGCGCTTTGGCCACCCTGACGAGTTCCGATTCCTTGTGGACTCTCTGCACCAAGCCGGCATTGGCGTCATCATGGACTGGGTGCCGGCGCACTTCCCTAAAGATGAGTGGGCGCTGGCCAAATTCAATGGTGGGGCTCAATACGAACACCCAGACCCGCGTCTGGGCGAGCACCCCGACTGGGGCACACTGATCTTTGACTTTGGCCGCAATGAAGTCAGGAACTTCCTTGTAGCCAACGCTCTCTACTGGTTTGAAGAGTTCCACATTGACGGGATACGGGTGGACGCCGTCGCATCCATGCTTTATCTTGACTATTCCCGTGAAGACGGGGCCTGGAGCCCCAACAGGTATGGCGGCAGGGAGAACCTTGAAGCAATCAGCTTCCTGCAGGAAATGAATGCCACCGCTTACCGGCGCAACCCCGGCATCATCACCATTGCCGAAGAATCAACCGCATTCCCCGGCGTGACCGCTCCCACCAGTGGTGGCGGACTGGGCTTTGGGCTGAAATGGAACATGGGCTGGATGCATGACTCGCTGACCTATATAGGCGAAGAGCCCATCAACAGGGGCTGGCACCACAACCAAATCACGTTCTCCCTGGTTTATGCGTTCACGGAGAACTTCCTGCTACCTATTAGCCACGACGAAGTGGTCCATGGCAAGGGATCACTGCTTCGCAAAATGCCAGGGGACAGGTGGCAGCAACTGGCCAACTTGCGCGCTTATTTGGCGTTCCAGTGGGCGCACCCTGGTAAGCAACTGATCTTCATGGGCACCGAGTTTGCTCAGGAAGCTGAATGGAGTGAACAGCACGGCCTTGACTGGTGGCTGGCCGAGAACCCCGCCCACAGTGCCATCCAGGCACTCGTTAAGGACCTGAACGACTGCTATTCCAACACCCCAGCCCTTTATGAGCAGGACAATGTCCAAGCCGGTTTCACCTGGCTCAATGGTGGTGATTCTGAAAATAACGTGGTCTCCTTTGTGCGCTGGGATAAAATCGGCAACCCACTGGTGTGCGTCATCAACTTTGCCGGCCTTGCGTACGAGGGCTATCGCGTTGGGCTGCCGCAAGCGGGCCTCTGGCAAGAAGTTCTCAACACCGACCTTGAAACCTATGGCGGATCCGATGTTAGAAACACCGGAGAGCTCCAAGCCGAAGAGCTTGCATGGGACGGCCAAAGTGCATCATTGCGGCTGCGTGTACCTCCGCTTGGTGCACTGTATTTGGCACCTGTTCAGAGGTAGGAATTGTCACTTCGCGTTCACCTGCCAGCCATTTGGTGTTCACGGTCAACAGGTGCTACAGTTAGTACTCCGCTGAACGAACAGTTCGGATCCGGACCAGACCAAACTAGATAGCCTTGAAAAAAGGCTCGATGGATTGTGTTCAATTTATGAACTTTAGTTGAAATCCTGGATTTGACTTATTGGAATTCATGCGGGTAAGATTGGAAAGTTGCCTCGGCGCTGATCATCGTGAATAAGTTGTTTTGTTTGTGGTGTGTTGGCTGGGTGTGGTTGTTGTTTGAGAACTCAATAGTGTGCCAAGTTTTATTGATACCAATTTATTTATATTGAATTGGTTATTTGACTGTTTGTTGCCGCCCCTGTGGTGATGAATGGTT
This genomic window from Arthrobacter sp. TMP15 contains:
- the glgX gene encoding glycogen debranching protein GlgX, encoding MAVTVIEAISSLGAALSRHFPLGISSIPSEHGSTAANVAVYAPAHRDVVLCFQPPGGVWKAVQLPDKTDGVHHGLVANIPVDSRYGFYTDFAATQEEMLLIDPEAVQLLLDPYGHYIVQEDSSGGDSRYLSVRMDSDFDWGTVTRPNTPRRETIFYEAHVRGQTMLHPDVPEEIRGSYAGMAHPVMIKHLQDLGVTAVELLPIHFHIDEPHLRETGMSNYWGYNTLGFFAPHVEYASAGARASGPAAVQAELKGMIKLLHMAGIEVILDVVYNHTAEGGPNGHTYSWRGLAEEQYYRQRDGAYYDTTGCGNTLNFGNPHVIKMAMDSLRYWVQEFHIDGFRFDLAVSLARDGVHEFTNQHPFLLAAATDGVLSSTKLISEPWDVGYGGWQTGNFPTGWADWNDSFRDTVREVWLTDRAAMLDGYHHNGLATFGDALGGSKELFASSGRSSLASINMVTAHDGFTLADLTAYNEKHNLDNQEDNRDGTDNNRSWNHGVEGITNNPTTLAQRARTSRNLMATMLLAIGIPMITAGDELGRSQGGNNNVYCQDNEIAWVDWSMDEESKTMLAATTRLIQIRKDFLAAQPSSYPTRGGQSFIHWFGADGLPMTGDRWTNPHERVLTMLVGSPDGTIDGLIIFNTGVTDEEVILPANPRFDTAPDGDSEAPVEEETDLSVSSPYMLRMTTEAPSHTDDGEPTFRLPRSLPLFKAGEPVRVNANTVQLYSNKLPES
- the glgP gene encoding alpha-glucan family phosphorylase → MKAIRRFTVRTVIPTEISALTRLATNLRWSWHLPTRALFEFLNPELWETSRHDPLAMLAAMSREQLLDLATNPEIVARVAAAETSLETYLSEPRWYQGLGAEAPACIAYFSPEFGITEVLPQYSGGLGILAGDHLKSASDLGVPLIGVGLLYQAGYFKQSLSKDAWQQESYPLLDPDALPLTLLREDDGTPIQIQLPLPDDRVLRAHIWRADVGRVPLLLLDSNVAENDDAARGVTDRLYGGGGDHRLTQELLLGMGGVKALRVHARLTGTPAPEVFHTNEGHAGFLGIERIRELMDPAVTERALSWDEALAAGRASTVFTTHTPVPAGIDRFPRGMIEHFFAGALAPGVPVQQILSLGAENYEGGDHDVFNMAVMGLRLAQRANGVAKLHGVVSRGMFAGLWPGFDQADVPITSVTNGVHVPTWVDPELAALARERFGADVLDGPDWSKVYDVSDEDVWALRRRLRCALVVDARRRLRSSWKKRGAADAQLAWTENALDPDVLTIGFARRVPTYKRLTLMLRDPARLKALLLHSEHPIQIIIAGKSHPADDAGKKMIQDLVQFTDDPEVRHRIVFLPNYDIAMARTLFPGCDVWLNNPLRPLEACGTSGMKAAINGSLNLSVMDGWWDEMYDGENGWAIPTANTGTSDEERDDVEAAALYELLENQVAPRFYGEVVAAAAGAAGPSQPGQGALPSHWISMIKHTLSALGPQVSANRMVAEYVQRLYQPAAEAGRLAKADGYGATTEFAAWIQRIRQAWPGVHVEHVESHGLVDEPQIGETMQVRAGVNLAGLSPEDVQVSVVYGTAGESDELTDTRTLILEAAQENGPGRYLFCADLLIDRSGNFGYGVKILPRHQALANSAELGLIATA
- a CDS encoding alpha-1,4-glucan--maltose-1-phosphate maltosyltransferase produces the protein MRSGLRFGRIPITNIQPVLEGGRFPAKGVRGADVRVSAVVFREGHDALGVTAILIAPDGSEVQRTRLKPGAKGTDSWEGVLTPAHEGDWSFAIEGWSDLYGTWAHNATVKINAGVDVEVMLAEGVLLLSDAAKAAKATAPEAATVFKKAAHTVADSSLNINDRLAAGTSAAVRAAVVHFPLRDLVTRSESFPLKVERDAAGRGAWYEFFPRSEGAIRHPETGEFTSGNFRTAARRLPAVAAMGFDVIYLPPIHPIGKVNRKGPNNSLTAGPADPGSPWAIGSAEGGHDAIHPELGSFADFDAFVAAAHDQNLEVALDLALQCAPDHPWATAHPEWFTTRVDGTIAYAENPPKKYQDIYPLNFDNDPVGLSEEILRIVRLWIEHGVRIFRVDNPHTKPVWFWEWLIGTINTERPDIVFLAEAFTRPAMMAALGRAGFQQSYSYFTWRNTKEELEEYLVHVSGESAGYFRPNFFVNTPDILTEYLQYGGPAAFKIRAILAAMGSPLWGMYAGFELFEHVARPGSEENIDNEKYEYKNRDFAGAEAQNKSLAPFVTLLNGIRRAHPALLDLQNLTLHESSDPATLVFSKHKNIAATADEPARKDTIIVVINVDPHSMREGEVTLDLDALELDGLSGDGTFRVDELITGASWNWSKKNYFRLDAHFEPAHILHVRG
- the treS gene encoding maltose alpha-D-glucosyltransferase — its product is MSFSHSHSSSAFNLIAPGLAHDPHWYRKAVFYEVLVQSFADANGDGAGDFSGLISRLDYLQWLGVDCLWLPPFFDSPLLDGGYDVRDFRAVMDAYGTISDFQSLVTQAHERGMRIIIDLPLNHTSDQHRWFKESREDPEGPYGDFYMWSDTTELYEDARIIFVDTEESNWSFDPIRRQFFWHRFFSHQPDLNYENPAVKEAVFDIVRFWLQQGIDGFRADAIPYLYAEDGTNCENLPKTHEFLQDLRAMVDNEFPGRIIVAEANQMPHEVVDYFGTEEKPECHMAFHFPIMPRLYYALRDQKAAPIIETMANTPDIPANAQWGTFLRNHDELTLEMVTPSEREAMMGWYAPDSRMRANIGIRRRLATLLDNSRAEIELINALLMALPGSPFLYYGDEIGMGDNIWLDDRDASRTPMQWNPDRNAGFSNTDPGKLFLPVVQSLVYHYNHVNVEAQMGHSSSLLHWNKQILGVRKTHPAFGLGRYENVSTSHESVLAFLRVLPVGNAEGERPETILCVFNLSQNPAAAILHIPTLSGRGLRDVFGHDIFPGIDEEGNLSLTLGSYDFYWLRLRSQSSNVLSTQTQAMPVIDGTEYGY